The following coding sequences are from one Molothrus ater isolate BHLD 08-10-18 breed brown headed cowbird unplaced genomic scaffold, BPBGC_Mater_1.1 matUn_MA98, whole genome shotgun sequence window:
- the LOC118700906 gene encoding zinc finger protein 436-like has protein sequence GGQSFSQISELVAHGQPPDGEKPHKCLECGKSFRQSSTLISHQMIHTGEWPYECGECGKGFSCSSALIIHQRIHTGERPYECPECQKRFQTSSSLLQHQEIHTDERPFRCSDCGKGFKRNSTLITHQRIHAGERERPYECPQCQKRFYTNSDLLLHERIHTDERPFRCPDCGMGFKRNSHLIRHQRIHTGEKPYKCGECGMSFSQNSNLISHQKTHTRERPYECGECGKSFRQKSLLICHQRIHTGERPYNCGECGMTFSRKPQMIIHQMIHTGERPYQCPECQKRFHTSSQLLQHQRIHTDERPFLCPDCGKGFKHNSTLITHRRIHTGERPYECSQCGKSFTSSSHLTRHQRRHQ, from the coding sequence ggtgggcagagcttcagccagatCTCAGAGCTGGTGGCCCATGGGCAGCCTCCtgatggggagaagccccacaagtgcttggagtgtgggaagagcttcaggcagagcagcaccctgatcagccaccagatgatccacactggggaatggccctacgagtgtggggagtgtgggaagggcttcagctgcagctctgccctcatcatCCACCaacgcatccacactggggagaggccctatgagtgtccTGAGTGccagaagaggtttcagaccagctccagtctcctccagcaccaggagATTCACACGGATGAGAGGCCCTTCCGCTGCTctgactgtgggaagggcttcaagcgcAACTCCACCCTCATCACCCACCAGCGCATCCAcgctggggagagggagaggccctacgagtgtccccagtgtcagaagaggttttACACCAACTCCGATCTCCTCCTGCATGAGCGGATTCACACGGATGAGAGGCCCTTCCGCTGCCCTGACTGTGGGATGGGCTTCAAGCGCAACTCCCACCTCATCAGGCACCAGCGGATCCACACCGGGGAGAAGCCCTACaagtgtggggaatgtgggatgaGCTTCAGCCAGAACTCTAACCTGATCTCCCACCAGAAGACCCACACCAGGGAACGACCCTATGaatgtggggaatgtgggaagagctttaGGCAGAAGTCTCTCTTGATCTGCcaccagaggatccacactggggaaaggCCATACAactgtggggaatgtgggatgaCCTTTAGTAGGAAGCCCCAAATGATCATCCACCAAATGATCCACacaggggagaggccctacCAGTGCCCCgagtgtcagaagaggtttcacaccagctctcagctcctccagcaccagcgCATTCACACGGATGAgaggcccttcctctgccccgactgcgggaagggcttcaagcacaactccaccctcatcacccaccggcgcatccacactggggagaggccctacgagtgttcccagtgtgggaagagcttcaccagcagctctcacttgaCCAGACACCAACGGAGGCACCAGTAA